A single region of the Bifidobacterium asteroides DSM 20089 genome encodes:
- the uvrA gene encoding excinuclease ABC subunit UvrA: MIESKGSLVADLSMVPNDRKIVIQGARAHNLKNVNLSIPRNRMVVFTGLSGSGKSSLAFDTLFAEGQRRYVESLSAYARQFLGQMDKPDVDFIEGLSPAVSIDQKTTNRNPRSTVGTITEVYDYLRLLFARTGIPHCPVCGAEVRAQSPQQIVDTLMSRPEGTRFQLLAPIVKGRKGEFVETLELLRSDGYSRAIIDGDMHQLSDSIKLTKQKKHTIEVVVDRLVIREGMRQRLTDSVETALRLAKGTVVADFVDLDAKDPERRQPFSEKRSCPNGHELELDEIEPRTFSFNAPYGACPACTGLGFNLEIDPELVVPDPEKSLKDGAVEPWSGTKSQQRFYGHLLDGLAKEMGFSTSTPWKDLPEEVRHAVMYGHDFKVDVSYRNRWGRLREYTTGFEGVVRTLMRRHDETDSQPMKQYYESYMREVPCQVCQGKRLKPEVLAVTVDGLSIAQVCDMAVSASLKWVEGLHMEGAQAKIAGEVLKEIRARLRFLNDVGLNYLTLSRAAATLSGGEAQRIRLATQIGSGLVGVMYVLDEPSIGLHQRDNDRLIKTLQRLRDLGNTLIVVEHDEDTIRQADWLVDIGPGAGEHGGEVIFSGRSQDLVKASRSITADYIAGRRSIEVPKRRRKTSKTRQLTVVGARENNLKNLKVSFPLGVMTLVTGVSGSGKSTLVNSILYPVLADQLNNARIVPGKHTRVEGVDQVRKVIHVDQNPIGRTPRSNPATYTGVWDKIRQLFAKTPEAQVRGYGPGRFSFNVKGGRCETCHGDGTIKIEMNFLPDVYVQCETCHGKRYNRETLEVTYNGKTVSDVLDMPIEEAAHFFKAYPSIARYLDTLVDVGLGYIRLGQPAPTLSGGESQRVKLATELQRRSDGKTVYILDEPTTGLHFEDVRKLLKVLHGLVDKGNTVIVIEHNLDVIKTADWIIDLGPEGGDGGGTVVAQGTPEQVAANPDSWTGKYLKPMLDPARVAKATRS, from the coding sequence TGTCAGGCTCCGGCAAGTCCTCCCTGGCCTTTGACACCCTCTTCGCCGAGGGTCAGCGCCGCTATGTGGAGTCCCTCTCAGCCTATGCCCGCCAGTTCCTGGGCCAGATGGACAAGCCCGACGTGGACTTCATCGAGGGCCTGAGTCCTGCCGTCTCCATCGATCAGAAGACCACCAACCGCAACCCCCGGTCCACCGTGGGCACCATCACCGAGGTCTACGACTACCTGCGTCTGCTCTTCGCCAGGACAGGCATTCCCCACTGCCCGGTCTGCGGGGCCGAGGTGCGCGCCCAGTCGCCGCAGCAGATCGTCGACACCCTCATGTCCAGGCCCGAAGGGACCCGCTTCCAGCTGCTGGCCCCCATCGTCAAGGGCCGCAAGGGCGAGTTCGTGGAGACCCTTGAGCTCCTGCGCTCCGACGGCTACTCCAGGGCCATCATCGACGGGGACATGCACCAGCTGTCCGACTCCATCAAGCTGACCAAGCAGAAGAAGCACACCATCGAGGTGGTCGTGGACCGGCTGGTCATCCGCGAGGGCATGCGCCAGCGGCTGACCGACTCTGTGGAGACCGCCCTGCGACTGGCCAAGGGGACCGTGGTGGCCGACTTCGTGGATCTGGATGCCAAGGATCCCGAGCGTCGCCAGCCCTTCTCCGAGAAGCGGTCCTGCCCCAATGGCCACGAGCTGGAGCTGGACGAGATCGAGCCCAGGACCTTCTCCTTCAACGCCCCCTATGGAGCCTGCCCGGCCTGCACAGGCCTGGGATTCAACCTGGAGATCGACCCCGAGCTGGTGGTGCCCGACCCGGAGAAGAGCCTCAAGGACGGGGCCGTGGAGCCCTGGAGCGGCACCAAGAGCCAGCAGCGCTTCTATGGCCACCTGTTGGACGGCCTGGCCAAGGAGATGGGCTTCTCCACCTCGACCCCCTGGAAGGACCTGCCGGAGGAAGTCCGCCACGCCGTCATGTACGGGCACGACTTCAAGGTGGACGTCTCCTACCGGAACCGCTGGGGCCGCCTGCGCGAGTACACCACCGGGTTCGAAGGCGTGGTCCGCACCCTGATGCGCCGCCACGACGAGACCGACTCGCAGCCCATGAAGCAGTACTACGAGTCCTACATGCGCGAGGTGCCCTGCCAGGTCTGCCAGGGCAAGCGTCTGAAGCCCGAGGTGCTGGCCGTGACCGTGGACGGCCTGTCCATCGCCCAGGTCTGCGACATGGCCGTGTCCGCCAGTCTGAAATGGGTTGAGGGCCTGCACATGGAGGGCGCCCAGGCCAAGATCGCCGGCGAGGTCCTCAAGGAGATCCGCGCCCGTCTGCGCTTCCTCAACGACGTGGGCCTGAACTACCTGACCCTGTCCAGGGCTGCGGCAACCCTCTCCGGAGGCGAGGCCCAGCGCATCCGCCTGGCCACCCAGATCGGCTCGGGCCTGGTGGGCGTCATGTACGTGCTGGACGAGCCCTCCATCGGCCTGCACCAGCGGGACAACGACCGGCTGATCAAGACCCTGCAACGGCTGCGCGACCTGGGCAACACCCTGATTGTGGTCGAGCACGACGAGGACACCATCCGCCAGGCCGACTGGCTGGTCGACATCGGCCCGGGGGCCGGCGAGCATGGAGGGGAGGTCATCTTCTCCGGGCGCTCGCAGGACCTGGTCAAGGCCTCCCGTTCAATCACCGCCGACTACATCGCCGGTCGCCGTTCCATCGAAGTACCCAAGCGCCGCCGCAAGACCAGCAAGACCAGACAGCTGACCGTGGTGGGGGCTCGCGAGAACAACCTGAAGAATCTCAAGGTCTCCTTCCCGCTGGGGGTCATGACCCTGGTCACCGGCGTCTCCGGCTCCGGCAAGTCCACCCTGGTCAACTCCATCCTCTATCCGGTGCTTGCCGACCAGCTCAACAACGCCCGCATCGTGCCCGGCAAGCACACCCGGGTGGAGGGCGTGGACCAGGTGCGCAAGGTCATCCACGTGGACCAGAACCCCATCGGCCGCACCCCGCGCTCCAACCCGGCCACCTACACCGGCGTCTGGGACAAGATTCGCCAGCTCTTCGCCAAGACCCCCGAGGCCCAGGTGCGCGGCTACGGTCCAGGCCGCTTCTCCTTCAACGTCAAGGGTGGCCGTTGCGAGACCTGCCACGGTGACGGAACCATCAAGATCGAGATGAACTTCCTGCCCGATGTCTACGTCCAGTGCGAGACCTGCCATGGCAAGCGCTACAACAGGGAGACCCTGGAGGTCACCTACAACGGCAAGACCGTCTCGGACGTGCTGGACATGCCCATCGAGGAGGCCGCACACTTCTTCAAGGCCTATCCCTCCATCGCCCGCTACCTGGACACCCTGGTGGACGTGGGTCTGGGCTATATCCGCCTGGGACAGCCGGCTCCCACCCTGTCCGGAGGCGAATCCCAGCGGGTCAAGCTGGCCACCGAGCTGCAGCGGCGCTCCGATGGCAAGACCGTATATATCCTGGACGAGCCCACCACGGGTCTGCACTTCGAGGATGTCCGCAAGCTGCTCAAGGTCCTGCACGGCCTGGTCGACAAGGGCAACACGGTCATCGTCATAGAGCACAACCTGGATGTGATCAAGACCGCCGACTGGATCATCGATCTGGGACCCGAGGGCGGCGACGGCGGCGGCACCGTGGTGGCCCAGGGCACTCCCGAGCAGGTGGCCGCCAATCCGGACAGCTGGACCGGCAAGTATCTGAAGCCCATGCTGGATCCCGCCAGGGTAGCCAAGGCCACTCGATCATGA